A window from Thalassophryne amazonica chromosome 15, fThaAma1.1, whole genome shotgun sequence encodes these proteins:
- the snrpb2 gene encoding U2 small nuclear ribonucleoprotein B'': MDIRPNHTIYINNINDKVKKEELKRSLYALFSQFGQIINIVAMKTMKMRGQAFVVFKELTAATNALRQLQGFPFYNKPMRIQYAKTDSEVIAKVKGTFGDKEKKKEKKKKAQESAANLAKKPTVGLNTPVHMPAVQVPDNPPNHILFLSNLPEETNEMMLSMLFNQFPGFKEVRLVPGKHDIAFVEFESETQGGVAKDALQGFRITATCAMKITYAKK; this comes from the exons ATGGACATCCGACCAAATCACACAatttacatcaacaacatcaacgacaaagtcaagaaagaag AGCTGAAGCGTTCGCTGTACGCACTCTTCTCTCAGTTTGGTCAGATCATCAACATCGTGGCCATGAAGACGATGAAGATGAGGGGACAGGCATTTGTTGTCTTTAAAGAGCTCACAGCGGCCACCAACGCGCTGAGACAACTGCAGGGCTTCCCGTTCTACAACAAGCCCATG AGGATACAGTACGCAAAGACAGACTCTGAGGTCATCGCCAAAGTCAAGGGCACGTTTGGCGACaaggagaagaaaaaagagaagaagaagaaggcccAAGAGTCTGCGGCAAACCTGGCGAAGAAACCAACTGTG GGTCTAAACACGCCGGTGCACATGCCAGCAGTCCAG GTGCCGGACAACCCGCCCAATCACATCCTGTTCCTCAGTAACCTGCCCGAGGAGACCAATGAGATGATGCTGTCCATGCTCTTCAACCA GTTCCCTGGATTCAAAGAGGTTCGGCTTGTCCCGGGGAAACACGACATCGCCTTCGTGGAATTTGAAAGTGAGACGCAGGGGGGTGTGGCTAAAGACGCGCTGCAGGGCTTCCGAATCACAGCCACCTGTGCCATGAAGATCACCTACGCCAAGAAGTAG